The stretch of DNA GGTTGGGAAGGGCAGAAAACAAGAAAAACAGAGTTTCCCAATTTTGGGAAACATGGAAAATGCAGAGAATAGGCCTTCCCAAAGTCGGGACGCGTATTTCTCGCAGATTTTACCTAAATTTGCAGTCGTTATCAACCACCAAGAATGACGAACGATGCACTGGAGTTTGCCCTTTTCGGCAACACCTATCAAGAGAAAAACGAACAGGCCATTCGACAGACGCTGTGCTGCCTGGCGAGCCACGGCGCGCGGGTGCACATCGACCGTCCCTTCTACCGCTGGCTGGTGCAGGAGGGATTGATGGAGCATGAGGCCGATACCTTCGATGGCGACCGCTTCTCGGCTCATTTCGCCCTCTCCTTGGGCGGAGACGGCACTTTTCTCAAAGCCGCCGGGCGGGTGGGGGCCAAGCCTATTCCCATTGTGGGCATCAATATGGGGCGACTGGGTTTCTTGGCCGACGTGATGCCCGACGAGGTGGAGGGTGCGCTCGGCGAGATTTTTGCCGGACAATTCTCCTTAGAGGCGCATGCTGTGATCGAGGTGGAGGTGGATGGCGAGACCTTCGACGGCAATCCTTTTGCTGTGAACGACGTGGCAGTGCTCAAACGAGACAATGCGGCCATGATTTCGATTCACGCCAACATCAACGGCGAGGAACTGGTGACCTATCAGGCCGACGGACTGATCGTGGCCACGCCGGCGGGGTCTACAGCCTATAACCTGTCGAACGGTGGCCCTATCATTGTGCCTGGCACCCACAGCTTCATCCTCACGCCGGTGGCTCCGCATAGTCTCAATGTACGTCCCATCGTGGTGAGCGATGATGTCTGCATCGAACTGCGGGTGGAGAGTAGGTCGCACTGCTACCTTGTGGCTGTAGACGGTCGGAGCCGACCTCTGACCGAGGGCACCACCATTCGCTTGCGCAAAGCTCCCTATGCCGTGCAACTGGTGCGCCGGCAGGGACAGAGCTATTTCGCCACGCTGAGAAATAAAATGATGTGGGGGGCCGACCGCCGAACACCGTTCTAAACTCTCGCAGTCGCACTTTTCGCCCATAGAAACGAGGAGGCTCAACGAGAGGTAGGACATCGATCGGAGACTCCGACCCGTAAAGAACAATTGCAACGATGGTTTTCTTAGAACTTTTTTATACCTTCTTCATCATCGGACTCTTTGGGTTCGGCGGCGGCTATGGCATGCTCTCGCTCATTCAAACCCAAACGGTGGTGCAGCACCATTGGCTCAGTTCGGCCGAATTTACCAATATCGTAGCCATCTCGCAAATGACGCCCGGTCCTATCGGTATCAACGCCGCCACTTATTGCGGCTATGTGGCCGTGCAGAACGC from Prevotella sp. oral taxon 475 encodes:
- a CDS encoding NAD kinase is translated as MTNDALEFALFGNTYQEKNEQAIRQTLCCLASHGARVHIDRPFYRWLVQEGLMEHEADTFDGDRFSAHFALSLGGDGTFLKAAGRVGAKPIPIVGINMGRLGFLADVMPDEVEGALGEIFAGQFSLEAHAVIEVEVDGETFDGNPFAVNDVAVLKRDNAAMISIHANINGEELVTYQADGLIVATPAGSTAYNLSNGGPIIVPGTHSFILTPVAPHSLNVRPIVVSDDVCIELRVESRSHCYLVAVDGRSRPLTEGTTIRLRKAPYAVQLVRRQGQSYFATLRNKMMWGADRRTPF